One Lytechinus variegatus isolate NC3 chromosome 11, Lvar_3.0, whole genome shotgun sequence DNA segment encodes these proteins:
- the LOC121424053 gene encoding UDP-glucuronosyltransferase 2C1-like → MILGLVVLALVILWPSPIRCANILFSCGSIDGSHIFAGLIIGEHLVSRGHNVTILVTNAYLHHTKDPHYSKLFNYEVLHLKRTPEEVVETNQWVAYAANSGHLLWKLLTEPPDVAGCLRSDCEALLDDAELIRRLNDTHYDLFLLDNFFPCGFILAALLDVRVSMLGPTTWDPEFGNLIGTPSYPGAITTFQIGFPSYKMSFFQRVINVLCSKVFVPSVIFSSVLNSFMRERGLPYTLEQVYGRAELFLANIDFAFLEPLPLMPNIIPVGGLSTKPSNPLGNDLEAFVQSSGDAGVIVFSLGTYVTHMKRELVEIFAEAFSRIPQKVIWQFRGTPPDVVKKRSNVLTLEWLPQNDLLGHSKTRAFVYQGGNNGLHEALYHAVPIVVVPFFGDQNDIAARIVARDIGIAVDFTKMTTASLTGHLTSIVQDKKYKEAMLRLSSIYHDRPQRPLERAAFWIEHVIKHGGDYMRSPINDISWYQYYLLDVTAFLAGVFFMVLLVIFCIIRCMCKLWKKPFVKRKDE, encoded by the exons ATGATACTTGGTCTCGTTGTCCTTGCCTTGGTGATACTTTGGCCAAGTCCTATCAGATGTGCCAACATCCTCTTCTCTTGTGGATCCATAGATGGGAGTCATATCTTTGCTGGTCTTATCATCGGGGAGCACCTTGTGTCTCGAGGGCATAACGTGACAATCCTGGTTACCAATGCATATCTTCACCACACCAAAGACCCGCACTACTCTAAATTATTTAACTACGAGGTCCTCCACCTGAAGCGCACACCTGAAGAGGTCGTAGAGACCAACCAGTGGGTAGCGTATGCTGCCAACTCTGGACACCTGCTGTGGAAGCTGCTCACGGAGCCTCCTGATGTTGCTGGCTGCTTGCGCAGTGACTGCGAAGCGCTTCTGGATGACGCAGAGCTCATCCGAAGACTCAACGACACACACTACGATCTCTTTCTTCTGGATAATTTCTTTCCTTGTGGGTTCATCTTAGCGGCCCTGTTGGATGTCCGGGTGTCAATGTTGGGACCCACCACCTGGGATCCTGAGTTTGGAAATCTCATCGGTACGCCATCTTATCCAGGAGCCATCACCACCTTCCAGATCGGATTTCCAAGTTACAAGATGTCCTTCTTCCAAAGGGTTATTAATGTTCTTTGCAGTAAAGTGTTCGTCCCTTCCGTTATATTTTCTTCCGTTCTGAATAGCTTCATGCGCGAGCGGGGCTTGCCTTACACATTGGAACAGGTCTACGGCAGGGCTGAACTTTTCCTTGCGAACATCGACTTTGCTTTTCTTGAACCTCTTCCGCTCATGCCTAATATAATTCCTGTTGGCGGTCTGTCCACGAAGCCATCCAATCCTCTTGGAAAT GATTTGGAGGCTTTTGTGCAGAGTTCGGGTGATGCAGGCGTCATAGTTTTTTCTCTGGGGACCTACGTGACGCACATGAAACGTGAACTCGTCGAAATCTTTGCAGAGGCGTTTTCAAGAATACCACAGAAAGTGATATGGCAGTTCAGAGGGACACCGCCAGACGTGGTCAAGAAAAGATCGAATGTTCTTACCCTAGAATGGCTTCCCCAGAATGATCTTCTTG GTCATAGCAAGACTCGGGCCTTCGTATATCAGGGTGGAAACAACGGTCTGCATGAGGCCCTTTACCATGCAGTGCCCATCGTCGTCGTCCCCTTCTTCGGTGATCAGAACGATATCGCCGCCCGGATCGTTGCCCGTGATATCGGCATTGCAGTCGACTTCACCAAGATGACCACGGCATCGCTTACAGGACATCTGACGAGCATCGTTCAAGATAAAAA ATACAAAGAAGCTATGTTGCGACTGTCCTCTATTTACCACGACCGCCCTCAACGGCCATTAGAGCGAGCAGCCTTCTGGATTGAACATGTAATTAAACATGGAGGCGACTACATGAGGTCACCGATTAATGACATATCCTGGTATCAGTACTACCTGCTGGATGTGACGGCATTTCTTGCTGGagtgtttttcatggttttattAGTGATATTCTGCATAATTCGTTGTATGTGTAAATTATGGAAGAAGCCTTTCGTGAAGCGCAAAGACGAGTGA
- the LOC121423457 gene encoding G-protein coupled receptor 52-like has translation MDSSTSPLTTATSILIIPVNETSAGGPKPLVSVLGQSIIYGITALLAVISNGLNLVVLHRVPNCFDDVTQIILKFLALTDLLTGVFCTSLTIVVSILRHLQLNEVCAIRRCFCSSFVNISSLFVAFACLDRFLAITRPLHYHTIMTVRRARITILAIAIFGTLVGAFSVFPSSRTTLCISNFTSNSSLRFRPSVLVSITTFFGSLAVAMYTNTRVVAVAVHQTYRVNDEAVANGSAAGDAPAQRPKLRGLTAIVIATSAYCVAVIPWAIVSAAQMDPSSTISSPDVRFFTSLLLLSNSYWNPLIFAVLSNKFRAAVKKTLGIKSEDNQNGSVTMSSIAAS, from the exons ATGGATTCATCGACGAGTCCGTTGACGACAGCGACGTCGATATTGATCATTCCCGTAAATGAAACCTCGGCAGGAGGACCGAAGCCTTTAGTGAGTGTTTTAGGACAGAGTATTATCTATGGCATCACTGCTCTTCTTGCTGTTATAAGTAACGGTCTCAATCTTGTCGTGCTTCATCGAGTACCGAACTGCTTTGATGACGTAACCCAAATCATCCTCAAG TTCCTTGCGCTAACAGATTTGTTGACAGGCGTGTTCTGTACATCACTCACCATTGTCGTGTCCATATTACGTCATCTGCAACTGAACGAGGTGTGCGCCATACGTCGTTGTTTCTGCAGTTCTTTCGTCAATATATCATCCCTTTTCGTCGCCTTTGCCTGTCTTGACCGCTTTCTTGCCATCACACGACCGCTTCATTACCACACAATCATGACCGTCCGCCGGGCTCGGATAACAATCTTAGCCATCGCCATTTTCGGGACGTTGGTTGGTGCCTTTAGTGTTTTCCCAAGCTCTAGAACGACGCTCTGCATCTCTAATTTCACCTCGAATTCGAGTTTACGGTTCAGACCGAGCGTCTTGGTTTCCATAACAACGTTCTTTGGGAGTTTAGCTGTAGCAATGTACACCAACACGAGGGTGGTTGCCGTTGCGGTACATCAGACATACCGCGTCAACGACGAAGCGGTTGCGAATGGATCCGCTGCGGGGGACGCACCCGCGCAACGTCCTAAACTGCGCGGACTAACAGCAATCGTAATTGCGACGTCGGCCTACTGCGTTGCGGTGATCCCGTGGGCGATCGTCTCCGCTGCGCAGATGGATCCATCGAGCACGATTTCGTCACCCGACGTCAGGTTCTTCACTAGTCTCCTCCTCCTCAGTAACAGCTATTGGAATCCGCTCATCTTTGCTGTCCTCAGTAACAAGTTCCGTGCCGCTGTGAAAAAGACCCTTGGTATTAAAAGCGAAGATAATCAGAATGGGAGCGTCACCATGTCATCTATTGCGGCTAGCTAG